A window from Cryobacterium sp. PAMC25264 encodes these proteins:
- a CDS encoding phosphoribosyltransferase, whose amino-acid sequence MQQDQHAETPATVDPPREVLEWTEFADASRSLASTVLASGFQPDVVIAIARGGLLLAGAISYALGTKNCGSINVEFYTGIDERLPEPVLSGPMLDAPALAGKRVLLVDDVSDSGHTLALVVGILKESAGEVRSATLYTKPRTVHVPDFTWRETDGWIVFPWSALPPVTATPLTSAVDA is encoded by the coding sequence ATGCAACAGGACCAGCACGCCGAGACCCCCGCCACCGTCGATCCGCCCCGCGAGGTGCTGGAGTGGACCGAATTCGCCGACGCGTCCAGGTCATTGGCCAGCACGGTGCTGGCAAGCGGGTTCCAGCCCGACGTCGTCATCGCCATCGCGCGCGGCGGCCTGCTGCTGGCCGGGGCCATCTCGTACGCCCTCGGCACCAAGAACTGCGGCTCCATCAACGTGGAGTTCTACACCGGCATCGACGAGCGTCTGCCGGAGCCCGTGCTCTCCGGCCCGATGCTCGACGCCCCGGCGCTGGCCGGAAAGCGCGTCCTGTTGGTGGACGACGTCTCCGACTCGGGCCACACCCTGGCCCTGGTGGTGGGCATCCTCAAGGAATCGGCCGGCGAGGTGCGCTCCGCGACGCTGTACACCAAGCCGCGCACGGTGCACGTGCCCGACTTCACCTGGCGGGAGACCGACGGCTGGATCGTCTTCCCGTGGTCGGCATTGCCGCCCGTGACGGCCACCCCGCTGACGAGCGCGGTCGACGCATGA
- a CDS encoding Type 1 glutamine amidotransferase-like domain-containing protein: MVGIAARDGHPADERGRRMSIHLVGGGWAAENATENDAVVYGPFLAEAALRATAAGRDEPRLAVIVVRDADGADHAAKLLAAIGAAGPVDPHLTVLGLTDEATLLAVADVDGIVIGGGLTPAYLSALTPIAGEIRRQVAAGIPYLGYSAGAMIAAERAVLGGWQIGGVPVSPLDASEGLDEITIENGIGLLDVTVDVHAAQWGTLSRMVAATEAGLIRGGLAVDEGTVLIVGQGTLGVAGTGSVWTVSESEGGVLVSTFGS; encoded by the coding sequence GTGGTCGGCATTGCCGCCCGTGACGGCCACCCCGCTGACGAGCGCGGTCGACGCATGAGCATCCACCTCGTCGGCGGCGGCTGGGCCGCCGAGAACGCCACCGAGAACGACGCCGTGGTCTATGGGCCGTTCCTGGCCGAAGCCGCCCTGCGCGCCACCGCGGCCGGCCGCGACGAACCGCGCCTGGCCGTCATCGTGGTGCGGGACGCCGACGGCGCCGACCACGCCGCCAAGCTGCTCGCGGCCATCGGCGCCGCCGGGCCGGTCGACCCGCACCTCACGGTGCTCGGCCTCACCGACGAAGCCACCCTGCTCGCCGTGGCGGATGTCGACGGCATCGTGATCGGCGGCGGCCTGACCCCCGCCTACCTCAGCGCCCTCACCCCTATCGCCGGGGAGATCCGCCGTCAGGTGGCCGCCGGCATCCCGTACCTCGGCTATTCCGCCGGCGCCATGATCGCTGCCGAACGCGCCGTGCTCGGCGGCTGGCAGATCGGCGGTGTACCGGTGAGCCCCCTGGACGCCTCGGAGGGGCTCGACGAGATCACCATCGAGAACGGCATCGGCCTGCTCGACGTGACCGTGGATGTGCACGCCGCCCAGTGGGGCACGCTGTCCCGCATGGTCGCCGCCACCGAGGCCGGCCTCATCCGCGGCGGCCTGGCCGTCGACGAGGGCACCGTGCTGATCGTGGGCCAGGGCACCCTGGG